A single Dehalococcoidia bacterium DNA region contains:
- a CDS encoding biotin--[acetyl-CoA-carboxylase] ligase, translating into MNKKEILERLRQGTPVSGEELGRAIGISRTAVWKHINELKRQGYVIDSVPGRGYHFIGAPDDLLPEEIAYGLKTQIMGQRIVYEGEAPSTQAIAKALASQGAAEGTIVVAETQSGGRGRVGRPWSSPRGGIYFSIILRPDINPGEALRLPLVAGVAVAQAIKREINLEPRLKWPNDIMIETKKVGGILTEMSAEPDRLDWVIIGIGLNVNTPHDSFSQEVEESAISLMEAAGREIPRVKLLQAILVEFESLYGSLAGRGFEPIRAVWKALSNTIGAHVVVTLPSGQIKGLAEDIDSDGALILKKADGAVERIVAGVIKLRKL; encoded by the coding sequence ATGAATAAAAAGGAAATTCTGGAGCGGTTACGGCAGGGAACCCCCGTCTCGGGAGAGGAACTGGGCAGGGCCATCGGCATATCACGAACGGCTGTGTGGAAACACATTAACGAACTAAAGCGGCAGGGATACGTCATCGATTCCGTTCCTGGCAGAGGTTATCACTTTATCGGCGCGCCTGACGACTTGCTCCCCGAAGAGATCGCGTACGGTCTCAAGACGCAAATTATGGGCCAACGAATCGTCTATGAGGGAGAAGCTCCGTCGACGCAGGCGATCGCAAAAGCTCTGGCATCTCAGGGCGCTGCTGAAGGCACAATCGTTGTCGCCGAGACGCAGAGCGGCGGCCGCGGCAGGGTGGGAAGGCCGTGGTCCTCACCTCGCGGCGGGATATACTTCTCGATTATCCTGCGGCCGGACATAAATCCGGGCGAGGCGCTGCGTTTACCGCTGGTCGCAGGCGTTGCAGTGGCTCAGGCGATAAAACGCGAAATAAATCTCGAACCGAGGCTGAAGTGGCCCAACGACATCATGATCGAAACAAAGAAGGTCGGCGGGATTCTTACCGAGATGAGCGCTGAGCCGGACCGCCTGGACTGGGTCATCATAGGGATAGGCCTGAATGTAAATACACCACACGATTCATTTTCACAGGAAGTCGAAGAAAGCGCAATTTCGCTGATGGAGGCTGCCGGCAGGGAAATCCCCCGCGTCAAGCTTCTCCAGGCCATCCTGGTCGAATTTGAATCGCTTTACGGCAGTCTGGCCGGGCGCGGCTTCGAGCCGATTCGTGCTGTATGGAAGGCTTTAAGCAATACCATCGGCGCGCATGTAGTGGTAACACTGCCGTCGGGTCAAATCAAAGGTCTGGCCGAAGATATCGACTCCGACGGAGCGTTGATTCTAAAGAAAGCTGATGGCGCCGTTGAGAGAATCGTCGCGGGTGTGATCAAATTGAGAAAACTATAG
- a CDS encoding beta-ketoacyl-ACP synthase III: MAYARITGWGKYLPERVMKNSDLEKIVETSDEWIVSRTGIRERHIVGDEEATSTMAVIAGKKALEMAHLSPDALDMVILATCSPDRIVPASAAYVQHALGAGKAAAFDTMAGCSGSLYALITAYQFISSGAYKNILVIGSESLTRAIDWTDRSTCVLFGDGAGAVLVQANDKSTDMLSFVLGNDGGGADLLYAPGPCGKRIDATSNGHYYLHMDGSEVFRFAVNKLVDVAKQVVAAAGLKISDIDLLIPHQANQRITKAAMKTLHLSNEKVFMNLDRYGNLSAASEMVALCEAAEQGRLKDGDLVVLVAFGAGLSWAAMALRWQPNG; the protein is encoded by the coding sequence ATGGCTTACGCAAGGATTACAGGGTGGGGGAAATATCTGCCGGAACGCGTCATGAAGAACAGCGATCTGGAAAAGATAGTGGAGACTTCGGATGAATGGATCGTTTCCCGGACCGGAATAAGGGAACGACATATCGTCGGCGATGAGGAAGCCACTTCGACTATGGCGGTCATTGCCGGCAAAAAAGCCCTTGAGATGGCGCATCTTAGCCCCGACGCCCTTGATATGGTCATCCTGGCCACCTGCAGCCCGGACAGGATAGTTCCGGCATCGGCGGCATACGTTCAGCATGCTCTGGGAGCAGGCAAGGCTGCCGCCTTCGACACGATGGCCGGTTGCAGCGGTTCGCTGTATGCCCTTATTACGGCCTATCAGTTTATCTCCTCGGGGGCTTATAAGAATATACTTGTTATCGGCAGCGAATCTCTTACCCGCGCCATCGACTGGACCGATCGTTCCACCTGCGTGCTCTTCGGAGATGGCGCCGGGGCCGTTTTGGTGCAGGCCAACGATAAATCGACAGATATGCTCAGCTTTGTGCTCGGCAATGACGGCGGCGGCGCGGACCTGCTTTACGCTCCGGGTCCCTGCGGCAAGCGTATAGATGCGACCAGCAACGGGCATTACTACCTGCATATGGATGGCAGTGAAGTATTCAGGTTTGCGGTAAATAAACTTGTTGATGTAGCGAAGCAGGTGGTAGCCGCCGCAGGACTTAAGATATCCGATATTGATTTGCTTATCCCGCATCAGGCCAATCAGCGTATCACTAAAGCCGCGATGAAGACATTACATCTTTCCAACGAGAAGGTTTTCATGAATCTCGACCGCTATGGTAACCTTTCAGCGGCCTCTGAGATGGTTGCCTTGTGTGAGGCAGCGGAGCAGGGCAGGCTCAAGGACGGTGATCTGGTAGTCCTGGTTGCCTTCGGCGCCGGGCTGTCTTGGGCCGCTATGGCACTGCGCTGGCAGCCGAACGGATAG
- the dnaK gene encoding molecular chaperone DnaK: MGKVIGIDLGTTMSEVAVMEGGEPTIITNAEGSRLTPSIVAVSKSGERLVGQIAKRQAITNPENTVYSIKRFMGRKFGEPPGRELPVEEDARRKAYKVTNGPNNEVRVLMGGKEYSPPEISAMILQKLKQDAEAYLGEKVSEAVITVPAYFNDSQRQATKDAGEIAGLKVLRIINEPTAAALAYGLDKKKDETVIVYDLGGGTFDVSVLELGEGTFQVKSTSGDTHLGGDDFDQRVMDWLCDEFKKDQGIDLRQDKMALQRLKEAAEKAKCELSTVMQTEVSLPFITADATGPRHLNITLTRAKLEQLVMELVEKTAGPCKQALSDAGLSASQIHEVILVGGQTRMPLVQQKVKELFGKEPNKGVNPDEVVAMGAAIQGGVLKGEVSDVLLLDVTPLTLGIETLGGVMTPLIPRNTTIPTAKSQIFSTASDGQTSVEIHVLQGERSMANDNKTLGRFMLDGIVPAPRGMPQIEVSFDIDANGIVSVKAHDKGTGKEQKIVITASSGLSKDEIDKMKREADAHASEDAKKREEVETKNTADTVAYQAEKTLKEQGDKIPADMKQRAEDKVKAVRDAINANNIEDMKRTMQELSDVLQQIGTTLYQQGAGQQQGPEAGAPPPPGGDKPPDDGTVEGEFREV, encoded by the coding sequence ATGGGAAAGGTAATAGGGATAGACCTGGGAACAACTATGAGCGAGGTGGCGGTAATGGAGGGCGGGGAGCCGACGATAATCACCAACGCCGAGGGCTCGCGTCTCACGCCGTCCATTGTAGCCGTGAGTAAATCGGGCGAGAGACTCGTAGGCCAGATAGCGAAACGCCAGGCTATCACAAACCCGGAGAATACGGTTTATAGCATTAAGCGTTTCATGGGGCGCAAATTCGGGGAACCGCCGGGTCGCGAACTGCCAGTGGAAGAAGATGCGCGACGCAAGGCGTATAAGGTAACCAATGGCCCGAATAATGAGGTCCGGGTATTGATGGGAGGCAAAGAGTACAGCCCTCCGGAGATCTCGGCCATGATATTGCAGAAGCTGAAACAGGACGCCGAGGCATACCTGGGCGAAAAGGTGAGCGAGGCCGTCATCACCGTTCCCGCATATTTCAACGACAGTCAGAGGCAGGCCACCAAGGACGCCGGTGAGATCGCCGGGCTCAAGGTGCTGCGTATAATCAACGAACCCACCGCCGCGGCGCTGGCGTACGGGCTGGATAAGAAAAAGGATGAAACTGTGATCGTTTATGACCTGGGCGGCGGCACATTCGACGTGTCGGTGCTGGAGCTTGGCGAGGGCACGTTCCAGGTTAAATCGACCAGCGGCGACACGCATCTCGGCGGCGACGATTTCGACCAGCGCGTGATGGATTGGCTCTGCGATGAGTTTAAAAAGGATCAGGGTATAGACCTGAGGCAGGATAAGATGGCGCTGCAGCGGCTGAAAGAGGCCGCGGAGAAGGCCAAGTGCGAGCTTTCCACAGTGATGCAGACCGAGGTCAGCCTGCCGTTCATAACGGCCGACGCGACCGGGCCCAGGCATTTAAATATAACGCTGACCAGGGCCAAGCTGGAGCAGCTTGTAATGGAGCTGGTGGAAAAGACCGCCGGTCCCTGCAAGCAGGCGCTTTCTGATGCGGGGCTCTCGGCGAGCCAGATACACGAGGTGATACTCGTCGGCGGCCAGACCAGGATGCCGCTGGTACAGCAGAAGGTCAAGGAGCTATTCGGCAAGGAGCCCAACAAGGGCGTCAATCCCGATGAGGTCGTGGCCATGGGCGCGGCGATTCAGGGCGGCGTGCTCAAGGGCGAGGTCAGCGATGTGCTGCTCCTCGATGTGACGCCGCTGACGCTGGGCATCGAGACGCTGGGCGGCGTGATGACGCCGCTTATACCGCGGAACACCACTATACCGACGGCCAAGAGCCAGATATTCTCGACGGCGTCCGACGGGCAGACCAGCGTGGAGATACACGTCCTGCAGGGCGAACGCTCCATGGCTAACGATAATAAGACGCTGGGGCGTTTCATGCTCGATGGGATAGTGCCGGCTCCGCGCGGCATGCCTCAGATAGAGGTTTCCTTCGATATCGATGCTAACGGTATCGTCAGCGTCAAGGCGCACGACAAAGGCACCGGAAAAGAGCAGAAGATAGTTATAACCGCGTCCAGCGGTCTCTCCAAGGATGAGATAGATAAGATGAAGCGCGAGGCCGATGCGCATGCCTCCGAGGACGCGAAGAAGCGTGAAGAGGTAGAGACTAAGAATACCGCCGACACCGTGGCCTATCAAGCCGAGAAGACCCTGAAGGAGCAGGGAGACAAGATACCCGCGGATATGAAGCAGAGAGCCGAGGACAAGGTAAAGGCTGTTCGCGACGCTATCAATGCTAACAATATCGAGGATATGAAGAGAACCATGCAGGAGCTCTCGGATGTACTGCAACAGATAGGCACTACGCTTTACCAGCAGGGCGCCGGTCAGCAGCAGGGACCGGAGGCCGGGGCGCCGCCTCCTCCGGGCGGTGACAAACCTCCGGATGACGGTACTGTGGAGGGCGAGTTCCGAGAGGTTTAG
- a CDS encoding nucleotide exchange factor GrpE: MNAKMDDNRITPEDEDEVTQPSDAGYDGEKPAEPGEIEDMETLRKALVDEGAKAEQYLSNWQRSQADFANYKRRTEQERGDVIKLANAGLILNLLSVVDDLERALDHVSGKLAASKWVDGIILIYRKFMAILEANGVSEIKALGEQFDPCLHEAAAHVDGEEGKVVTVIQKGYMLNDRVLRPAMVSVGNGYSSDSSDDDDKEE, translated from the coding sequence ATGAATGCGAAAATGGATGACAACCGTATTACACCGGAAGACGAGGACGAGGTCACTCAGCCGTCCGATGCCGGCTATGATGGAGAGAAACCGGCGGAACCGGGGGAAATCGAGGACATGGAGACGCTTAGAAAAGCCCTAGTAGATGAGGGAGCTAAGGCGGAGCAGTACCTTTCGAACTGGCAAAGGTCTCAGGCCGACTTCGCCAATTATAAGAGGCGCACGGAGCAGGAAAGAGGGGATGTTATCAAGCTGGCCAACGCCGGCCTGATTCTGAACCTGCTGTCGGTGGTAGATGACCTGGAACGGGCTCTGGATCATGTCTCGGGCAAGCTCGCCGCGTCCAAGTGGGTGGACGGAATAATTCTCATCTATCGCAAGTTCATGGCAATACTCGAGGCCAACGGCGTGAGCGAGATCAAGGCGCTGGGCGAGCAGTTCGATCCATGCCTGCATGAGGCCGCGGCGCACGTCGACGGAGAGGAAGGAAAAGTCGTCACGGTTATCCAGAAGGGATACATGCTTAACGACAGGGTGCTCCGTCCGGCTATGGTGAGCGTAGGCAACGGCTATAGTTCCGACTCGAGCGATGATGACGATAAAGAGGAATAA
- the hrcA gene encoding heat-inducible transcriptional repressor HrcA: MLTERSANILKIIVDEYVRTALPIGSETIAHKYNLGVSPATIRNEIARLERDGYVLRRHISGGSVPSDRGYRYYVEHLMQKTDISTDEQLMVSHLFHQVERELEQWTRLAAALLARMANNLALVTFPKAMHSSFARVELVSLQESTALLILLLQEARLKHQLIAFDRALTQEDLNAVSRELNDLLSGLTWSQILSYKGELTPLAADVKKTIAEIMADEDKRSYEEPYIEGLRNIVIQPEFSDSREIIGIVDVLENKGALKALLPEVPNWDGVHVVIGGENREDTMRGCSMVLTLYGIPGEVKGALGIIGPTRMEYGRAVSSVRYLSSVMTNLVGDLHKGR, translated from the coding sequence ATGCTGACGGAACGATCTGCAAACATATTGAAGATTATCGTAGACGAGTACGTGCGTACGGCTCTGCCTATCGGCTCCGAGACTATCGCGCACAAATACAATCTGGGTGTCAGCCCGGCGACTATAAGAAATGAGATAGCGCGCCTGGAACGTGACGGATATGTTCTCAGAAGGCATATTTCCGGAGGCAGTGTCCCTTCGGACAGGGGGTACCGGTATTACGTCGAGCATTTGATGCAGAAGACTGACATATCTACAGACGAGCAGCTTATGGTATCGCATCTGTTCCATCAAGTGGAACGCGAGCTGGAACAGTGGACGCGCCTGGCTGCGGCGCTGCTTGCGCGAATGGCGAACAACCTGGCGCTGGTCACGTTTCCTAAAGCTATGCATTCCAGTTTCGCGCGCGTGGAGCTCGTATCGTTGCAGGAATCGACGGCGCTTCTCATACTGCTTCTGCAGGAGGCGAGGCTCAAACATCAGCTTATCGCTTTCGACAGGGCTCTGACGCAGGAAGATCTGAATGCCGTCTCCCGCGAACTGAACGATCTGCTCTCCGGCCTGACGTGGTCTCAGATACTGTCCTATAAGGGAGAGCTGACCCCGCTGGCCGCCGATGTGAAAAAGACAATAGCCGAGATAATGGCGGATGAGGACAAGAGAAGTTATGAAGAGCCTTATATCGAAGGGCTGAGAAACATAGTTATACAGCCGGAGTTCTCGGATAGCAGGGAGATTATCGGTATAGTGGACGTGCTGGAGAACAAGGGCGCCCTGAAAGCGCTGTTGCCGGAAGTGCCTAACTGGGACGGAGTTCATGTGGTCATCGGTGGGGAGAACAGGGAGGATACGATGCGGGGCTGCAGCATGGTTCTAACACTTTACGGCATCCCGGGCGAGGTAAAGGGAGCGCTCGGCATCATCGGACCGACGCGCATGGAATATGGCAGGGCGGTGTCCTCGGTGCGTTATCTGAGTTCTGTGATGACAAACCTCGTCGGCGATTTGCATAAAGGCAGGTAG